ACGATCCATCATTTGACTTCCTAACTATTGGTTTTACTCCTTCTGAAATAGCCTTAAGTATGGGTACGAGCTTTTTAGCTTTCCCTTCACTTCCACTTTTCTCGATAATTCTTTGAGCATAACCACGAAGTTGATGTTTTGATATATTGTATTTATAGGCTACTGTAGCTGGTCCTTCTCCTTTTACTAGGTATTCCTCTAACGCTTCCAATAAATAGTCGCTTCCACCTAATATCTTTAAAGCTACATAATTTACTAAAGATTTTATATCTGTTTGTTTCATATAGAGGTCACTGGAACCCTCTATATTCTTTAGAGTTTAAAAGGTATACACATAATTCTATAATCTGAGAATTTCGTTCTTATAACTTCTGATAATGATCCCATTTCCATCATATACTCTACCAAGTTCATATACAGTTACGTATTTTTCTAGTTTTGTTTTTACTTCTTTCATTAGTTCTTCTGAAACAAATAAGACAATACCTATGCCCATATTGAAAACTTTATACATCTCTTCATGTGGAACTCCTGCTTTTTCGATAACTTTAAAAATCTCTTGTGGTTCTGGCATATTTAAAACAAGCTTATAACTAGTAAGCCTTTTAAGCTTTGTAAAGGCCCCTCCGGTTATGTGTGCAGCTCCTTTTATCATGTCCATTACTTCTAAAACCGGCTTGACATAAATTTTAGTTGGTTTTAATAACTCAGTTTTATAATCATCAAAGGAAATTTTTCCTTCATCTATTAATTTTCTGACTAACGAGTAGCCATTTGAATGTATACCATTGCTTTCTAGACCCAAAATAATATCTCCGGGCCTTATATCGGATCCTGTTTTTAATTTGTCTACAATTCCTATCGCTGTGCATGATAAATCAAATCCCTTAATTACATCTGGCATTATTGCGGTTTCTCCCCCAATAATCTCCACATCTGCCTCTTTCGCACCTTCTACTAAACCGTTAACTATCTCATTTACTATATTATCCATTGGCCTCTCTAATGCAATATAATCTACTAAGGCGAGGGGTTTAGCGCCAACGCATATAAGATCATTTACGTTCATAGCTACACAGTCTATGCCTACTGGCTTTACTAACCCACTTCTCAATGCGAGTAATGTTTTAGTACCTACTCCGTCAGTGTGCATTGCAAGATTAAGGTTACCTACTTTTATCACTCCAGAATAATGACCAGCTCCAATTACAGTATGTTTGTAAGTACTCGATATAATTCGTGAGATCTCCTCATGATAGCCATGCAATTTATCTAAATCAACTCCCGCTTTCCTGTATTCTCCGCTCACCAAAGACCACCATTAGGAGACCAATCAGCAGAAACTCCAAGAATACCTTTTCTTTGCCTATTCATATAGGAATATCTTACAATCTCAGCTTTTTCTATTTGATAATTGATATTCTTTCCAATGTCAGATCTGTATACCAGTTTAGTATCAGCAGAAACGTAATTAATACACTTATCTACTTTTTCAGAAGCCTCTTCCAGTTCTCCAATTGC
The nucleotide sequence above comes from Sulfolobus tengchongensis. Encoded proteins:
- the purM gene encoding phosphoribosylformylglycinamidine cyclo-ligase, which codes for MVSGEYRKAGVDLDKLHGYHEEISRIISSTYKHTVIGAGHYSGVIKVGNLNLAMHTDGVGTKTLLALRSGLVKPVGIDCVAMNVNDLICVGAKPLALVDYIALERPMDNIVNEIVNGLVEGAKEADVEIIGGETAIMPDVIKGFDLSCTAIGIVDKLKTGSDIRPGDIILGLESNGIHSNGYSLVRKLIDEGKISFDDYKTELLKPTKIYVKPVLEVMDMIKGAAHITGGAFTKLKRLTSYKLVLNMPEPQEIFKVIEKAGVPHEEMYKVFNMGIGIVLFVSEELMKEVKTKLEKYVTVYELGRVYDGNGIIIRSYKNEILRL